TCTCTGCAGGAATCTAGCTAAACACTACGGCTTTAAGCACGTTTATGCCGGTTTAATATTTCGACAAATGGCAAAAGAGATGGGAATGTCTCTCCAAGAATTCCAGAAATATGCTGAAATGCACCCAGAAATAGACAGGGAAGTTGATAGAAGACAAGTAGAAGCGGCAAAAGAATGCAACGTAGTTATTGAGGGTCGTTTGGCTGGATGGATGGTAAAAAATGCCGATTTAAAGATATGGCTTGATGCACCGATTCAAGTAAGGGCTCAGCGTGTAGCAAAGAGAGAGGGCATAAGTGTTGAGGAGGCATTCATGCAGATTGCCGAGAGGGAAATGCAAAATAGGAAAAGGTATTTAAACCTATACGGGATTGACATTAACGATCTCTCAGTTTATGATTTGGTTATTAACACTGCCAATTGGGGTCCCGATGGGGTCTTCGCCATTGTGAAGGCCGCCATCGACCACCTGTACCCCGATGGCGACACGGGGAAATAAAAAAGATGGAGGTGGGATGAATGCCAGCGATTGATGTTGGAAGGCTAGCCGTTGTTATTGCCGGAAGAAGGGCTGGACAAAAGGTAGTTGTTGTTGACATAATCGACAAGAACTTCGTCCTCGTTACCGGCGCTGGATTAAACAAGGTGAAGAGAAGAAGAATGAACATCAAGCACCTTGAGCCTCTCCCAGAGAAGGTTAACATTGAGAGAGGCGCCGACGACGAGGCTGTTAAGCAAGCTTTGGAAAAAGCGGGAATAAGTTTAGAGTGAAATTTTTGTTTTTCTTTTTATTATATATTGCTCTGAATATTTTTTTGTTTATGTGTTGAGTTCTTAGGAATTACTACTAACACTCTAAAAGTTTTCATACTTTCTTGATTTTGAAAAAAGAAGTCTTTAGAGAATTACTTTATTTTGAGAGAAAAAAAACCATTAGATGTGAACTAAAAGTTTAAGGGGCGTGTTTAGTTTCACCCCCTGTTATTTAAACAGTATTTGACTCTGAGGAGGATTTTCAGACCATAACACATTACCCCAAGCAGGATTCGGGTTACAGTAGTCTTTTTCAGAAAACAGGGGATCCTACTGCCAAACC
This region of Thermococcus alcaliphilus genomic DNA includes:
- the cmk gene encoding (d)CMP kinase; its protein translation is MPKGCLVITVSGLAGSGTTTLCRNLAKHYGFKHVYAGLIFRQMAKEMGMSLQEFQKYAEMHPEIDREVDRRQVEAAKECNVVIEGRLAGWMVKNADLKIWLDAPIQVRAQRVAKREGISVEEAFMQIAEREMQNRKRYLNLYGIDINDLSVYDLVINTANWGPDGVFAIVKAAIDHLYPDGDTGK
- a CDS encoding 50S ribosomal protein L14e, with translation MPAIDVGRLAVVIAGRRAGQKVVVVDIIDKNFVLVTGAGLNKVKRRRMNIKHLEPLPEKVNIERGADDEAVKQALEKAGISLE